CTGGCGCCGCCGGGCTCGTTGGACGACGTCGCCCCTGGCGGGACGTACACGCTCGAGGGCGCCGAGGCGCGCCACGCGGGCGTCGTCCAGCGCCGGGCCGCTGGTGAGCGCGTCGACGTCGTCGACTGCGCCGGCGTCCGGCTCGAGTGCACCGTGGCCGCGGTGGGCGGCGAGGGCGTGCGGCTCGACGTGGTCGACGTGGTCCGAGAGCCGGCCCCCGACGTGAGCCTGGTGCTGGTCCAGGCGCTCGCCAAGGGAGACCGGGACGAGCTCGCGATCGAGGCCGCGACCGAGGTGGGCGTCGACGCGGTGTTGCCGTGGCAGGCCGAGCGGTCGGTCGTGGTGTGGCGCGGCGACCGCGCCGCCAAGAGCCGCGCGCGATGGCTCGGCACGGTCCGGGCGGCGGCGAAGCAGTCGCGGCGCGCGCGGGTCCCCGACGTGGGGCTGGCCGTCGACGGGCGGGCGCTGGCCGCTCGCGTCGCGGCGACGGTCGCCGCCGGCGGTGTCGCGCTCGTGCTGCACGAGGAGGCGAGCGCGCCGCTCGCCGACACTCCGCTGCCCACGGCCGGCGAGCCCGGCGCCCCGGCGCCCGAGGTGCTGGTGGTGGTCGGCCCCGAGGGCGGCATCTCGCCCGCTGAGCTGGGCGCCCTGCGCGACGCGGGAGCCGTCGCCGTGCGGCTCGGCCCGCACGTGCTCCGCACCTCCACCGCGGGGCCGGTCGCGCTGGCGATGCTCGCGCAGCGCCTCGGGCGCTGGGGCTGACGGCCCGCCGTCGCCAGCCGACGAGGCGCGTCAGGGCGCGCAGTGATCGGTAGGATGGGGAGGTCGAGCGACACCTGGACCGAAGGAGAGCAGCGGCGAAAGCCGAGCACATGGCCGAGAGCACATCCGCACCGCGCGCGAGCACCGTGGGCGGCGCCCGGGTCGAGCACCGGATCACCGTCCCGCCTGCCGTGTCGATGGTCGAGCTCCTCGGGCTCCGCGACGAGGTGTTGCGCGCCATCGAGGCTGGCTTCACCGGCGTCGACATCCACGTGCGCGGCAACGAGGTGTCCCTGGCCGGGCCCGCCGGCGACGTGGCCCTCGTCGCGCGCCTGGTCGACGAGCTGGTCGAGATGGCCCTCAGCGGGACGCCGCTGACGCCCGACGTGGTGTCCCGGACCGTCGAGATGCTCGCCAACGGAGTCGTGGGCCGTCCCGCCGACGTCCTCTCGTTCAACATCCTCTCCTCGCGCGGCCGGACCATCCGCCCCAAGACCGCCGGGCAGAAGGACTACGTCGACGCGATCGACCGGCACACCGTCACGTTCGGCATCGGGCCGGCCGGCACCGGCAAGACGTACCTCGCGATGGCCAAGGCGGTGCAGGCCCTGCAGGCGCGCCAGGTCAACCGGATCGTCCTCACCCGGCCGGCGGTCGAGGCGGGAGAGCGGCTCGGGTTCCTGCCCGGCACCCTCAACGACAAGATCGACCCGTACCTGCGCCCGCTGTACGACGCGCTGCACGACATGATCGACCCCGAGTCGATCCCGCGGCTCATCGAGGCGGGCACCATCGAGGTCGCGCCGCTCGCGTACATGCGCGGCCGCACCCTCAACGACTCCTTCATCATCTTGGACGAGGCGCAGAACACCTCGACCGAGCAGATGAAGATGTTCCTCACCCGCCTGGGCTTCGGCTCCAAGGTGGTGGTCACGGGAGACGTGACCCAGGTCGACCTGCCCGCCGCGACGGCCTCCGGGCTACGCACGGTCGAGTCGGTCCTCGCCGACGTGGACGACGTCGAGTTCTGCCGGCTGACGTCGTCCGACGTGGTTCGTCACCGGCTCGTCAGCGACATCATCGACGCGTACGCGCGCTGGGACAGGTCATGAGCATCGAGGTCAACAACGAGTCCGGCGCCGAGGTCGACGAGGCGGAGTTCGCCGCGCTCGCCCGCTACGTGCTGGATGCCATGCACGTCCACCCGCAGACGGACCTGTCCATCCTGCTCGTCGGCACGGACGTCATGTCCGAGCTGCATGTGCAGTGGATGGACGAGCCCGGCCCCACCGACGTGCTCTCCTTCCCGATGGACGAGCTCCGCCCCGGGCGCGAGGGCGAGCAGACGCCCGCCGGCCTGCTTGGCGACGTGGTGCTCTGCCCCGAGGTGGCTGCCGAGCAGGCCCGGGTGGCCGGGCACTCCACGGCCGAGGAGCTCCTGCTGCTGACCACGCACGGGATCCTGCACCTGCTGGGGTACGACCACGCCGAGCCGGAGGAGGAGAAGGAGATGTTCGCGTTGCAGCGCCAGCTCCTTCTGACGTTCCTGGCCGGTCGATGACGCAACCGCCCGTCGGGCTCCTGCTCGTCCTCGCCGTGGTGGGGATCCTGCTGGCGGCCGCGCTGAGCGCCAGTGAGGTGGCGGTGCTCCGGGTGACCCGCGCCGCCGTCACCGAGCTGTACAGCACGCGCCACGCCGCAGCCGATCGCGTCCGCAAGGTCGTCGAGCACCCGGTGCGCGTCTCCTCGTCGGCGGCGTTCGTGCGCCTGCTCTGCGAGATGACCGCCACCGTCTGCCTCA
The sequence above is a segment of the Cellulomonas chengniuliangii genome. Coding sequences within it:
- a CDS encoding PhoH family protein, coding for MAESTSAPRASTVGGARVEHRITVPPAVSMVELLGLRDEVLRAIEAGFTGVDIHVRGNEVSLAGPAGDVALVARLVDELVEMALSGTPLTPDVVSRTVEMLANGVVGRPADVLSFNILSSRGRTIRPKTAGQKDYVDAIDRHTVTFGIGPAGTGKTYLAMAKAVQALQARQVNRIVLTRPAVEAGERLGFLPGTLNDKIDPYLRPLYDALHDMIDPESIPRLIEAGTIEVAPLAYMRGRTLNDSFIILDEAQNTSTEQMKMFLTRLGFGSKVVVTGDVTQVDLPAATASGLRTVESVLADVDDVEFCRLTSSDVVRHRLVSDIIDAYARWDRS
- a CDS encoding 16S rRNA (uracil(1498)-N(3))-methyltransferase, whose translation is MSAPVFLAPPGSLDDVAPGGTYTLEGAEARHAGVVQRRAAGERVDVVDCAGVRLECTVAAVGGEGVRLDVVDVVREPAPDVSLVLVQALAKGDRDELAIEAATEVGVDAVLPWQAERSVVVWRGDRAAKSRARWLGTVRAAAKQSRRARVPDVGLAVDGRALAARVAATVAAGGVALVLHEEASAPLADTPLPTAGEPGAPAPEVLVVVGPEGGISPAELGALRDAGAVAVRLGPHVLRTSTAGPVALAMLAQRLGRWG
- the ybeY gene encoding rRNA maturation RNase YbeY, coding for MSIEVNNESGAEVDEAEFAALARYVLDAMHVHPQTDLSILLVGTDVMSELHVQWMDEPGPTDVLSFPMDELRPGREGEQTPAGLLGDVVLCPEVAAEQARVAGHSTAEELLLLTTHGILHLLGYDHAEPEEEKEMFALQRQLLLTFLAGR